A region of the Scatophagus argus isolate fScaArg1 chromosome 6, fScaArg1.pri, whole genome shotgun sequence genome:
CACTGTCTGTATGATGAAGGGAAGAAAGTGAGATTTTGGGGAAGCAAAATGGAAAAGACATGGATTCATAGAACCTGCTTaagcaacatcatcatcatctttgatGACTTAAACATAAGCACACCAGCTAATTGGAAATTATCTAAACACTAAGTATAAATCTAAGAACATTCTTACCAATAAGGCCTGTGCTGTATGGTGATTGAACCTTAATTCAAAATCTTTAGCTTATTTAGCAAAGAGTTTTCCACTCAGACTCCCTGCCATTACTTTCCTTTGGCaagtctgtttctttttcttttccttgccATGCTTTGACAGTCTCTTAACATGGATATGTGTGGATAGACCTCAGCGTTGCTATAGCAACCGCAGGAGGAGTGGAACCCGATCGATTCATCTAGTCTGTATCTCTGCAGCTTCAAGCTCCCTGGGAACACCCTCTCGCTGCCTGCCTCAtcaaagaaagtgtgtgtgtgtgtgcatcaccTCAAGCAAGTCCACTGCAAGCGGATACTGCAGGAATAATtcaaaaacattgtgtttttgttgcttttatctCATACCTTTCTTGCCAGTGTTTGCTGAGCTGGGAAAAATTTTATAGACCACTTCTTGAAAAGACAATGAAGGGCTGAAGAGATCAGAACTCATCGCCGTGTCTGCATATAGATCAGAATTTTGCACTGATGAGCGTACGCAGAAAAATGTAGCATGTGATCACGCCCCGACACTGCTGCCCATCCTCCAAAACACCCTcccatacactcacacacaacagtcAATGAATCACCTGCTCAGACTGACCTTTATCAACAAGGTCATCTACAAATGGACTCGGTGTTATTACGGAGCAGAAAAGCAGAGTGCAGCAGTAGCAGCTATCTAGGTTTTATGCTATCTGTAAGTACGATGTTCATACTATTGATCTAAACAAAGAAATTCATCTTTTCTCTAGACCCCAAACCCCCATCCCCTTCATCCTCCAACGGCAGGTCAGAGGTTAGACTGAGCAGTAGCTGAACACTCGAGGCTGATAGCATATGAGCATATTGCTCAGGTAacttaaaaaaattacatttcattcttttattttatgtatttcatcTGTAAATAACTACAACATCAATCCACAGGCAGCACTGCAGGCAGAAAACTCTATTTTCAATCATTCGATctgatgtgatgatgtgtgaTAAAACCAgttgtaatttatttaatttcatttgtattttaacttttaacaatGGAGGGAAGTCTGTGAACCGTCGCATCACATTCACAATATTCTAGTATTTAACTGTTAACAGAGCAGAACCACTACTGTTTGAGTAAGGACATATGTTCACTTGTGAAGggaatgtgaaaataattaccCCGACATTTTCCACAGTATTCAGACTTCTGGTCACAATCAATCTTCCCCTGAGCTCTGCTTGTGAACCAGAACGTAACCTACATTAAACACTGGGATCAGTTTGAGCTGTCTGATAGCATTGTTTTGACCGCAGACGATCTGCTGCACAGGCTACATCTTGCATCTACTGAACTGgatattcttcttcttctccttcattGGTGTAATGAAGCAGATGCATGTGAAGTATTCAAAGCATCGTAAGCAAGGATGTGGAGATgagctctctctgcctctctctcgTGCTGTATTTTTGGAATCAGCCCACTTCTGTGTGTCCTCATTGAAAATACACAGAGGATCTGCAGAGAATCTCATGTTTGCCAGGCTATTATAACACAGTGCAGGGAATAATGTGCTCTGCTGTGCGGCTGCAGCACCAGAATACTGCTTTACTATGCCCATATGAACATTAAACAGGTAGACTTGTAATGACTACACTAAAGGGGATCAAATGCTTAACATAATGAATAGGAAAGAACAGAATACAAAAGAAGAATTTATCTTGTCTTGGGCTTACTCTATGTCTTCCATTTTGGATttatgatgacaaaaaaaacccactgtcTTAATAAGTTTTAATAAgcttttgatttgttgttttgtctttatcaatccctttaaaatgtctgactgGAAATAGTAGATTGGAAAAATGACTATCCTGAACAGAAATCAGCTTGTAAATGTACTGTGGTTTTCCCACACAGAGGCGTCAAGCATCTCATCTCTCTACCCGCGGGACACATGTTTTGGAATAAAAGTCTGGGCAAGCAAAAATTGATGTCAGAAGATTGATTGCGgcacagacaaaaatacagaaagggAATAACCGTGAATTGTAACTTGTTTAATCATCCCTCTTGCAATCTGACTGTGATGTATTTCCAAGGCCCCTCACAAAGTGATCGGCCTCAGATAGAAACCTCTGAGGTGAGGTTTTCCAAAATCGAGCTTTACTTCAGTGTAAGTAAATGGATCAAAGTCTAATCCATAACACAGGCTGTCATTTAAGCCCAAAATGCtgctcatttttcattattttaaatgaagcaTATTTTGTTCCTTATTCATTATATTAACACAAAATTATAGGTCTAATTCATTCAGGTCAATGACACACATTTAGTTACTGTAATGGCAATGCTGGAGTAAGCTCACAGACAGTAGTGTGGGTCACATATCTCAGGATCTGATCTGTGTGTCACATgggaaataaaagcaaaattgGGACACAATCAGTGCTGGGAAACTCGcttcagtgtgacacacactgattttctttttgagcTGTTTTATGTTAGATGCACCAAAGCCTCATCTCGTTCGGTTAATGTAGCTTGTGTTTCCTTACCTGGCAGAGGTGGCTTGAATTTATAATTGCAATTAAATACTTTTCAGTCATCTGCAATCAATCACATGTGGGTGGCATTTGCTTTACTGTTGGCCGGGAGCCATGCATTGCAGCTTTAATTATAGTGCTAAGGTAGAAACATGATGGCACTAATACAAATTCTTGCACATTAATAGCCCAGAAGCGAAAAGAGAACTTGTTCTGCCTCTGTGTTGTATCTGTCGCATAGCATTGAAGCACAAATGTCATACGCAGTGGGGAGTTTGCTCAGGGTTTTAAGAGACTGTCCTGTGAAAGAACTGCGCACTTGCTGGAATTTCGAAACGATGCCATAACCATGTGACAGACATCACAATGAAGCAAATTTACACTCTCAACCAACCCTGAGGGCGATATGTATTACCTCTTCAGACCACTGAATCCCTGTTGCTTGTTCTGTGAAATATGTGTGTCACTGACAGACCACCAAAGCACGAAGTCGTGAGAGGGCTGATGGTGGCTGCTGTCACTCTACAACCATGTTGTTGTAATGCGCAGTGATTGACAACAGAGGGTGGTAAAAGTTATTCGTCATGCAAAACACCTTCAATTTCCAGCAGGTGTAGCTTAAGTGCATCAGTTCTGAGCAATAAAAGCATCATGTTTAAATCACTTGGAATgcaaaatgtgcattttgaGTGGTTTGCAGTATAgtctgaagaaaacaaatgcaacaagaggatttatttattcattcaaccGGTTCTTTTGAAGCCCAGGTTGATGTTGTGCAAAGTGAGCCTCGTTACAACCCTCCTATATGTATGTGCATCCTCCATACAGGCCAAACAATCAGACTGAattgccattttgttttcactgtactGCTTGAAAATGTGGGTGGCACTTCAGAGATACAGCACCAGAGTACACCCATACAtccatatacatacatatatatatataaatgtgttcTCCATGTTAGTTCATTTtcaatacaaatttaaaaaaacatacaggCAACGTGAACTAATTTCTACCTTTTCATTACAAAACAGGTTTTATCCTTCGATGTGATATTCTGGGGTAAGTACAAAGTATCATGTCATATATAACAATGACATCAAATGAGGCAAGATAAACGTGAAAGCCCACAAACCTTTTCATTTACCCTACGCTGCTGTTAACAAGTATACCCTTTACGTGCTGACAATgtgtattaaaaaataaatctaaaaatctacATCTGGATGTGTACCACAAGGGTGACATCATCCGTCATTAGTCTGTGTTTTTACACTGAATACTACCAAGCTGGACCACATCCTTATTGATCACTGGGATCCAGCACAGGGAACCGGTTTCATTCCCCCTCCAGGGATAAAACCGACTGTCTTTCCAACACGCATTTCATTTAAAACGGTCCGCAATGGGCAATGGGAAACAGGACACGATGGTGATTGTGAACCAAAACAGGCTTTACTCTGATGGAAAATCACTGTGGTGTTCCTACAGGAGAGGACACTGCCTCGGGTAATCAACGATGAGTCCTTCATAAACAAATACTGTGATGTCTCTACAGAATAGGTAGATGaggttttgtatttgttcagGACTGTTCCGGTGTCACAGCCTTAATGCATTATATTATGGGCCTACAATTATTGTATAGGGTCAAGTAGTAATTAATCAAAATgctggcaaacacacacttagcTAACCAGGTAACAGGTAACAGACTACAGTAAAGCACCTACCTGTCCCGTAGGCTTTGGCCACAAGCCATGTGAGGCTGCAACAGATTTTGGCCCGGGAGAAGTCATAGTGCTCAAAAGATTTTATTGCTGGAGCAGCGAAGGTCTTCTTAACATCCCTCACGTCCTGAACTTCACCCATTTTTCTCACCCTAAACTGTATTCTTGGACACTAAGGAGCAGGAACACAACGCGAAAGCATCCCACTACTGGAATTTTATGGAAAACAATGAGCGGCTGTAAATTGGTGGGATACGGTATATTTCCTGAGACTATTCACGGGCTCTTTCAGTCATAAATTGCTGGGTTGGTTGCGGGTTATTCGTCTTATTTAGTCTCGTTGACACAATGGGTCGCTAGTCCTGGTGTTTTTCATCCATTCTGATGTCTGCCACTTAAAATTGGTTTCGGCGGACCAGGCTGGGAAGGTTTCCTTGaatttcagaagaaaaactgCTCCTTGGctgcaatgaaaacagaaatatttccaTTCTTTGGGTTCTTTGGAAGCAGATGGCTTCTCCTTCTTATGTCCAAGTATTCTTGTATGAATAACCTATGTATTTACCAATCCCCCCCCTCTCTATTCACTCTCTCGATGCCGTGGTGCGGTTTTCCTGCCGCACTGTGGCTCTCCAAGCCCTGCACCTTTGTTGCGCCATGCGCATGCGCGGAGGATATCTTCAAATGCTGTCGGGAACATTAAACACTGTTCCAGGTTGAGAGCGATACAGTGTTTGAGAACGGATTACATCCATTACTGTGACATATTTACAACACGAAATGAGGGAAATTTAAACGTTGTCTTTCAACATCCTTCTGCAAATTAATACACAGCTTAATGTTTGAGTTTTCGTCGAACATATGAATGCACGAAAAGAGGACAGTCTACTTgtaattagacagaaaacactgaaggatTTTAattatatctatatctatatatatatatatatccacgTGTTCTCAAGTTCAGGGACCGAGCTCGTAGCTACTTATTCCACCTTGCAGAAGGCAAGAAGAAGTTCAGTTCTCCAGCTACACCCACAGTCACAAACACGGCCTAAGATAAAAGACTGGtataaacataaaatgtttcatttttagtatATCTAATTAAAAACACCCCATGAAGACTTGCTATAAAGAAACCCAACGACCGCGAGGCACAGCACAAAAGCGCCTTTTTGTGAACCACATTTCCCGATGTACATAGCGACAATGCGTCATTAGTCTGCGCCGGCGATTGTTTTGAACCGTTGGAAGATGATGCGTGGAGGTATGTGTAATACTGTTCAATGAAACATTCAGGATAGTAGTCGTTTCCCGGCATTTATGAGTCAGTGAGGGCCGAACTGTGGGGTGACAAGTGATTTTCCAAAATACAGTAAACCGCGGAAGGTCTTGACTTTTCCGCGGTCGCAGCCAGGAGTTAATGTTGAATTTGTCTTTATGAAAACCGTAATTCCGTTGCTGTATGGAAATGTAGGTTTACAGAAGGAATCCGCACTTGATTTTTACTCCATTGGGTATTATACTTAGCCAATGACAGGCATTAATGTGGATTTTGTTATTGAAATATACGATTTCCTTGTGAGATAATGTTATGCTGCACAAGTACAAACTTGAACAGTTTGGGAAAGTTGCTGCTGCCATTAAAACGACGACAACTAAATTCTTGACGTTAACTTTATATTTACAGCTTCTTTCTGATGTTCACAGATTAAccattcataaaaatgtttgtgcCAAGAGCCTTGAAAGTGAAGAGACCTGTTCAGGGCTCCAGCCAAGTTTTGAATAAGAAAAGCAAGGTGGatcaggaagagagaaaagatgaaggCAGTTCAGCTGTTCAGAAGGAAGAAGCATGCGAAGACAGCAAAACACAGGATGAAACAATACGAGCAGATGAAGACACCAAAGGACAGGATACAAAACAAGCCATTGGAGACTCTGCGGGTTTGACAGAAAGCTCACTGAATGAAGATGGACATAAGTCTGCTCTAGGTgctacagaggaggaggaggaagaggaggaagaggaggaggaggaggaggaggaggagcctgTCAAGTCATTCAAAAAGAACCAGAGATGGCCAGAACCAGGAGACcctgtctgtgtgatgtgtggtCGCTATGGGGAGTACATTTGTGACAGCACCGACAACGATGTTTGCAGTCTTGAGTGCAAAGCCAAACATCTGGCCCAAATGGGTTTGGGAACAGGGGCGGATGTGTTTAACCGTAAGGACAAAAATGGAGATGAAAGGCCTCTGTCTCATCAGCCAGCGGGTGGCTCCGGAGGAGTCAGTGAAAGTGAGGCAGGCTATTCCTACAGGGAAGACAGGTTCATATCAGGCCTAACACAGGAGCAAATGCAGCGGATTAAACAGGAGCTGGGCATTGAAACCCAGGGGAGTGATGTCAGCAGACCCATCATTGAGTTTGAACATTGCGGCTTCCCTGCCACGCTGAGTGGCAACCTGAAAAAGGCTGGCTATGAGGTCCCCACACCGGTCCAGATGCAGATGGTGCCTGTAGGTCTCACTGGCAGGGATGTGATTGCCAGCGCTGATACTGGCTCAGGGAAGACTGTAGCCTTCCTGCTGCCAGTGGTAGTGAGGGCACTGGAGGTACAGTAATGCAGCTAACATCACATTCGTTCATATGTTAAAATTCACACAGTTGCACTGCCTCTTCATATCCAGATAAAGCTCTTTTTGATGTATAGGAAACCTCTCTAGGAAGACTTTAGCCTAATTTGATCTTTTGACTCTCTAGCTATTGAAGAGCAGTACTTTTGAGGagtgacattttactttttcttttggctgtttgttttttgtttttacatttttcttcagtttcataAGTATAACAAGAGAATTTTCCTAAGAGCCTTAATTGTCAATATTATGGGCAACCATCAGTAAAGAATGCACAGGTCAAGTATGAGaagcatttttcagtttttttttttaacatgaacagATAAATTGattgaaaataaatcacagatcAAATGAACATAATCATCCTAATTGAGATGCTGCATGTTTTCACCTTTTAGAAACCAGCGCACAGTGTGAGTAGCCCTGTGGCTCTCATCCTGACTCCCACCAGGGAGCTGGCCATTCAGATTGAGAGACAGGCCAAGGAGCTGGTGTTGGGTCTCCCCAACATGAGAACCGCGCTGCTGGTGGGCGGCATGCCGCTCCCCCCACAACTCCACCGCCTCAAAAGCAGCATTAAAGTACAGTCTCTGTTTTGACAATCATTTCCTCCTCTACCCAGCATAAAAAACATCAGTCTGAGTCTTCAACTTTCCACATCATCATATTCTTATTATGCTAACCCCCTTTAGATTATCATAGCCACCCCCGGACGACTTCTTGAAATCCTGAAGCAGAAGGCAGTGCAGCTGGACAAAGCGAAGGTTGTGGTTGTTGATGAGGTATGGCAGACACGGTGCAATCTAGATTTTCTGGAAATTCAGCACTGAaaggaaatgtgaaattttatgTCTTTGACTTCAGAAAGggataaaaagaataaaaaatgatgtgattaaaaaagtttctgtacatttaatgctgaaaaacattttaagttaGCCCCTATAATTGAGGCTGAGTACACACTTATGAGGTGGTAACGTGTACAAATCATACACTTTTGAAAAGTCCATATGATATCTGTGATGTATCCTGTAGGTCGACACTATGTTGAAAATGGGCTTCCAGCAGCAGGTACTGGAGGTTTTGGAGCAAGTCCCTGAAGAACGGCAGACGCTGCTGGTGTCAGCCACCATCCCAGCAGGGACGGAGGAGCTGGCTGCCCGATTGGTTCGTGACCCTGTCCGTATCGCTATTGGGGAGAAGAACCAGCCCTGTGCCAATGTGAGGCAGATCCTGTTATGGGTAGAGGAACCgtcgaagaagaagaagctgtttgAGATTCTCAATGTAGGTTATAGACTTGAggtttggatttttaaaaattatttggaGAGGTATATATAAATAGCCAACAGTGTCTTTTTTGTTAGCAGGTCTGGTTCCCACTTAAAGTCTTCAAGATATGTTTTGGGTGGAGCATTCACATAGACTTTGTTTAAGAGGTcagcagttttctgtttttgcgTGGGACCATGTCTTAATTGTCCTCTGGAGAACTAGAAAGTGTTTTGTTAGGGACAAACATAGAAAGTGGATTATTTTGTCAGTTCTAGTTCAGAAAGGATCAGTCTCGATACAGACTGGTACCAGCTTGGTATTTTACTAACCGGCTGCTCAAAGGTGGTACTTCCATAAGCTCCAAAGTCCAGTCAGCCCAATATACCATATTTAGACAGCCATTGCTGCAGCCCTGGCTCCCATCTGGAGGAAATGGGTGGGCCCTGAGCCATGGCCTCACTCCAGGAATCCTAGCAATGGCTTGCAGCATTTAAACAGGGCAGGACAGGAAGGGTCTGCTTTAGTTAACCTGGCGACAAAGTGTTGTCAGTGCACTGTGTGAGTAACAGAAGCTATTAATCTGTGTAGAAGGTGGTTGTGATGGTGTTTTTTTATGCTATTCATTCAGTTATTTATGGCTGCTGTTATTTAATGCAGCTCAGAATATGAGGCTACTGTCTTTGAATTGGGAAAAATTGAGAATTTTGTTGGGGCACTCTATAATGGGGGAATGAAATTTGGATGGGACTCCCCAAAAAACAATCAGCCTgctttcaaataaacaaacaaacattaatttAGGCTGTTTAAAGCTGTTCCTGCCATGTCCTGGTACAAATGTCGAGAAATAAATTGGGACTGGATAGTAAGGAAAGTTTTCCCCCCATCTCTTGCAGTACCTACTGCCGGTAAACACTTTTTAATTGCAGCAAACCCCAAATATAGCCATACAGGTTAATGTGGTCTTTTTAAAGCATGCCAGCCAGCcaagctatttatttatttatttattcctggaaagtgtgtgttgttgactGAAGACCCATgactgccatctgctggattAGGATTTTCACCTTTCCAGTCTGTTCAATCAGCCTCCAGCACCTTGTGACAAAACCAAACAGTTTACacatatattttatacttttttttgcAAGTGAATAACGCAATATATGAAAGGTTAAAACTCAATATACATAGTAGCTCAATCTGTCTGTAAAGTTACCGAAATATCTGTATGGGAGAAGATCATGTTGTAAAATGGGAGAAAATAACTGTTTTTCCATGTGGCTTTTCAGGACGGTAAGCTGTACCAGCCTCCAGTGGTGGTGTTTGTAGACTGTAAACTGGGGGCTGATCTGCTGTGCGAGGCTGTCGCCAAGGTGACGGGCCTCAGCACTGTGGCAATCCACTCTGACAAGAGCCAGTGGGAACGCAACCGCATCCTCAGGGTGAGGCCAGTGGCAGCCAGAACATGCACAGTATTCATCAACATATTGTATGCAGGGAGATGCTGTCCAAAACATAACAACTGTAGgtaaaaacaaaccacaaaggATAAGATACAATAAAGTGGAAGAAGCAAAAGAGCAATATATTTAGATGAACAAAATCCAGATTTAATTGGATGCCATTCAACATCCTTTCTGGTACAAACGGGAAAATGACTAAATTTTCTGTCTCTACTTGTTCCATCCTGTCATTGAAGCTATTCAGACTTAAACTGATTCATTATTCAAGCTGGTGTCATTTTTATATGGATTCACCATTACATCTGATTTAAatacatattattacatttcactgtaatataaaataaattttctgGGGTTTGAAGATCACCAAATATTTGATTCAGCAGAGCTAAATTTCTTAAAATCCTGCAGCATAATTATTGTTCTAAGTCTTCGATATTTAATATTTGGCAGATTTAACCCAAAAACCATGTAGCCTATGTTTGCTAAACATGTCTGATAGCGCAGCATTTGCTGTGTTGCGTCAACAGGGTCTTCTGGATGGAGACTTTGAAGTGGTGATCAGCACAGGTGTGCTAGGCAGAGGACTGGACCTCGTCAACGTCAGATTGGTGGTTAACTTTGACATGCCAAACACAATGGATGAGTATGTCCATCAGGTTAGTTATAACCACATTAAGTCTTTTCACTTTCCTGCTTCATTCACTGGTAATTACCCATTAGTACATCAATAATGACTAATAGTTATTGAATCACATTCTCCATCCTTAAGTAAATTTCTAATACTTGGTCAGTCATAGCTAAATTAGGGAATTTATTGTGTACAAATAGATAGTTTTAAAGAAGGCAGATGACATCATTTCTCCTTTAATTTGTTCTTGTCTAGGTGGGCAGGGCAGGTCGGCTGGGACACAGAGGAACAGCCATAACTtttctcaacaacaacaacaagcggCTGTTCCTGGAGGTGGTGAACAGGGTCAAACCCACGGGGTCCATCTTGCCCCCTCAGCTCCTCAACTCACCTCACCTGcatgagcagcagaggaggcagagacagaaagccaAGCAGGGGCCTGGTGATGTGCTGGTCACTAAGAACAATCTATTAGACATCATAAGAAAACATGACCGTCGCAAAAAGTAGCAAGTTCCTCTGAACGTGCCTGCACTGGTGATATCTGTATGTAGAGTAAATGCTAAATGTTTACTTTGTATATTGtttaatcaaataaatgtaattttaatgtaTTCTGGACAAAAAACCCTGTTGTGTTATTAATGTAAGACAATGTATTCAAATAGAGGTATTCGTCAACCCGGGTCCTTCAGCTGAGtttttcaaaacactgctgtggtGTACTTCCTGTGTCGTTTCTGAAGACGGTTCAGACAAAAATCAGTCTGTGGTaccattgttttttgttttccaaccCATGATCCAAATCTGATGCTTTAACCTTATTGCACATCAG
Encoded here:
- the ddx59 gene encoding probable ATP-dependent RNA helicase DDX59 encodes the protein MFVPRALKVKRPVQGSSQVLNKKSKVDQEERKDEGSSAVQKEEACEDSKTQDETIRADEDTKGQDTKQAIGDSAGLTESSLNEDGHKSALGATEEEEEEEEEEEEEEEEEPVKSFKKNQRWPEPGDPVCVMCGRYGEYICDSTDNDVCSLECKAKHLAQMGLGTGADVFNRKDKNGDERPLSHQPAGGSGGVSESEAGYSYREDRFISGLTQEQMQRIKQELGIETQGSDVSRPIIEFEHCGFPATLSGNLKKAGYEVPTPVQMQMVPVGLTGRDVIASADTGSGKTVAFLLPVVVRALEKPAHSVSSPVALILTPTRELAIQIERQAKELVLGLPNMRTALLVGGMPLPPQLHRLKSSIKIIIATPGRLLEILKQKAVQLDKAKVVVVDEVDTMLKMGFQQQVLEVLEQVPEERQTLLVSATIPAGTEELAARLVRDPVRIAIGEKNQPCANVRQILLWVEEPSKKKKLFEILNDGKLYQPPVVVFVDCKLGADLLCEAVAKVTGLSTVAIHSDKSQWERNRILRGLLDGDFEVVISTGVLGRGLDLVNVRLVVNFDMPNTMDEYVHQVGRAGRLGHRGTAITFLNNNNKRLFLEVVNRVKPTGSILPPQLLNSPHLHEQQRRQRQKAKQGPGDVLVTKNNLLDIIRKHDRRKK